A section of the Chloroflexota bacterium genome encodes:
- a CDS encoding Gfo/Idh/MocA family oxidoreductase: MALERYSRAKPLKLALVGCGGMGRRHLHGLAQLESAGLNPFDLVGVCDPFAEAANAAAHLAEKLLDVQPRVYAGLEDLAAAEEPDAVDIVTTPATHHLVGAAALDLGLHVQIEKPVAITISAANFLERAADESGRVLSVAENFRRDPINRLLRAVIDSQELGQPAMMIDTTLSGGGAVVITPWRSTSAQGGLLMDVGVHNADMFEYFMGPVEEITAWAGVLEPQRSFRGLNSNLARFYELSNRQAAGDYRADGVDSGFALLRFSSGAAGQWSMALGVGGGDPVRMRRIYLEDGMIECPDDRSGQPPSIVRRGDRSEYCGDAVLGLVPEFELPEVTAHLFGGNRFGRIEMGFNEIDARITASEYWELGDCILNNKRPEVGITEGRAALAVVLGAIESGLSARSVKVSDLLEGRVSAYQDRLLPESPGPG, translated from the coding sequence TTGGCACTTGAACGGTACTCCCGCGCCAAGCCGCTCAAGTTGGCGCTGGTCGGTTGCGGCGGCATGGGTCGCCGCCACCTGCACGGGCTCGCGCAATTGGAGAGCGCGGGCTTAAACCCGTTCGATTTGGTCGGGGTTTGTGATCCGTTCGCGGAAGCGGCCAACGCGGCCGCGCATTTGGCGGAAAAGTTATTGGATGTTCAACCCCGTGTATATGCCGGACTTGAAGACTTGGCTGCGGCGGAAGAGCCCGACGCGGTCGACATCGTAACCACGCCGGCAACCCACCACCTGGTCGGCGCCGCCGCGCTCGACCTCGGGCTACACGTCCAGATTGAAAAACCGGTCGCGATCACCATTTCGGCAGCCAATTTCCTGGAGCGGGCCGCGGACGAATCCGGCCGCGTGCTTTCGGTCGCCGAGAACTTTCGCCGCGATCCGATAAACCGCCTGCTGCGGGCCGTCATCGACTCCCAGGAACTCGGGCAGCCAGCCATGATGATTGACACAACCCTGAGCGGAGGCGGGGCGGTCGTTATCACGCCCTGGCGGTCCACCAGCGCCCAGGGAGGGCTGCTGATGGACGTCGGCGTTCACAACGCCGATATGTTCGAGTACTTCATGGGTCCGGTCGAAGAAATCACCGCCTGGGCGGGGGTTCTGGAGCCGCAAAGAAGTTTCCGGGGCTTAAACAGCAACCTGGCCCGCTTTTATGAACTCTCCAATAGGCAGGCAGCGGGAGATTACCGTGCCGACGGGGTCGACTCGGGGTTCGCGCTGCTGCGTTTCTCTTCCGGAGCCGCCGGGCAATGGTCAATGGCCCTCGGCGTGGGCGGCGGCGATCCGGTGCGAATGCGCCGAATCTATCTCGAAGACGGGATGATCGAATGTCCCGACGACCGGTCCGGTCAGCCGCCGTCGATCGTCAGGCGTGGCGACCGCAGCGAGTATTGCGGCGATGCGGTCCTAGGCTTGGTTCCCGAATTCGAGCTTCCCGAGGTGACCGCGCATCTTTTCGGCGGCAACCGATTCGGCCGGATCGAGATGGGATTCAACGAGATCGACGCGCGAATCACCGCCTCCGAATACTGGGAGCTGGGCGATTGCATCCTGAACAACAAGCGGCCCGAGGTGGGGATCACCGAAGGGCGCGCGGCGCTCGCGGTGGTGCTCGGCGCGATCGAGTCCGGACTGTCGGCGCGGAGCGTAAAGGTCTCCGACCTGCTGGAGGGGCGGGTGTCGGCCTACCAGGACCGGCTCCTGCCTGAATCACCGGGGCCTGGCTGA
- a CDS encoding NTP transferase domain-containing protein, whose translation MSENPFIAIIAGGAGTRLWPRSRSGNPKQLLDFGQGESFIRQTYRRVAPLTAPDRLMVITGPELAGAIAGELPELDPSQIICEPSPKGTAPAITVAAAHAARRARDPTLITVGSDHYIGDVDAFRRCLRSAAAAARQTGGLLTVAVRPTHPDTGMGYIHVGESAGAFVGIPVHRTREFVEKPDKATAARYVAGGQHLWNCNYFAFSTGSLQAALARHAPHLELLLAALIRSTDFSGELRDHWADLPSEAIDTALMERADNVFTVPAEFDWADIGSWDGVYKIAKSVPGATENYVAGGEHLGHEFLGSRGCLVDAESKPVAVIGLDDVVIVESADAVLVCHRDRAQEVADLLAQLRSDGRAELL comes from the coding sequence TTGAGCGAAAACCCCTTCATTGCGATCATTGCCGGCGGCGCCGGTACGCGTTTGTGGCCCCGCTCGCGGTCAGGTAATCCGAAGCAACTGCTCGATTTCGGCCAGGGGGAGAGCTTTATCCGTCAAACCTATCGGCGCGTCGCCCCGCTGACTGCGCCCGACCGGTTGATGGTGATAACCGGGCCCGAGCTAGCCGGAGCCATTGCCGGCGAACTGCCCGAGCTCGATCCCTCCCAGATCATCTGCGAGCCGTCCCCTAAAGGCACTGCGCCGGCGATCACCGTGGCCGCCGCGCACGCCGCCCGACGTGCGCGGGATCCGACCTTGATAACCGTCGGATCCGACCACTACATAGGCGACGTTGATGCGTTTCGCAGGTGTCTGAGATCCGCCGCCGCCGCCGCCCGCCAAACCGGTGGACTGCTCACGGTCGCGGTCCGTCCGACCCATCCGGACACCGGAATGGGCTACATCCACGTTGGGGAATCGGCGGGTGCCTTCGTGGGTATACCAGTCCACCGGACGCGCGAATTCGTGGAAAAACCGGACAAGGCGACCGCTGCCAGATATGTGGCCGGCGGCCAACACCTCTGGAACTGCAACTACTTCGCTTTCAGCACCGGGTCTCTCCAGGCAGCACTGGCCCGCCATGCGCCGCACCTGGAACTGCTCCTTGCGGCATTGATCCGGTCGACGGACTTTTCGGGAGAGCTCCGGGATCATTGGGCCGATCTTCCCAGCGAAGCCATCGACACGGCGCTGATGGAACGGGCCGACAACGTCTTTACAGTTCCGGCGGAATTCGATTGGGCCGACATCGGATCCTGGGACGGGGTATACAAGATCGCAAAGTCGGTTCCCGGCGCCACCGAGAACTACGTCGCCGGCGGGGAGCACCTCGGTCACGAGTTCTTGGGGAGCCGGGGCTGCCTGGTCGACGCGGAATCAAAACCGGTGGCGGTAATTGGCCTGGACGACGTCGTGATCGTCGAGTCTGCTGATGCGGTTCTGGTGTGCCATCGCGACCGCGCCCAGGAAGTGGCCGATTTGTTGGCGCAACTGCGCTCCGACGGCCGAGCCGAGCTGCTCTAA
- a CDS encoding HD domain-containing protein: MPSTKRIRDPIHGLIRFEAESEVDQLAWRLLDAPEMQRLRSIKQLGFLHLVFPGATHTRFGHSVGVYHVARQLLGVIRRELGPGSFDERRARVSALAALLHDIGHGPLSHVFEKSERAVGGPGNHEHWSRAVLCGDTAVRQILDDAETGLAGLVADEICGDGPDDIYASVVASHFDADRLDYLQRDRRMTGVASGSIDLTWLLDSLRVESLADRWGGGRGLVLASKGLRSAEEYLLARINLYRQIYLHKTSRGAELMLEAAIVRLAELIADGSVSLTGLTQPHPLLDHVGGPRGLASFLSLDDEVLGGALAEMATAGDVHLAELTSRLRRRRIFKCFDAGERIPERGLQFSIRFRARLRAEAPAWGLVEGLDLLSDEAAIDAISSAGPHGPGSQRAVLVKPSPNGAPVEITKVSKLVASIAPERVLRFYVPGEEDRTALARLWDQLQKEAGGRAFRPVSPAAPPGRPTRSRT; encoded by the coding sequence ATGCCTTCAACCAAGCGAATTCGCGACCCGATTCACGGCTTGATTCGTTTCGAAGCCGAATCCGAGGTCGATCAATTGGCCTGGCGGTTGCTCGATGCGCCCGAAATGCAGCGCCTGCGATCGATTAAGCAGCTCGGCTTTCTGCATCTGGTCTTTCCCGGGGCCACTCACACCCGATTCGGCCATTCGGTCGGGGTCTATCACGTGGCCCGGCAGCTGCTGGGTGTGATCCGGCGCGAGCTCGGGCCGGGCAGTTTCGACGAACGGCGGGCCCGCGTTTCGGCCTTGGCGGCGCTCCTGCACGACATTGGACACGGGCCGCTCTCGCACGTGTTCGAAAAATCCGAACGGGCGGTCGGCGGTCCCGGCAACCACGAGCACTGGTCGCGGGCGGTACTTTGCGGCGATACGGCCGTCCGCCAGATCCTGGACGACGCCGAAACCGGACTGGCCGGGTTGGTTGCCGACGAGATCTGCGGTGACGGGCCCGATGACATTTACGCCAGCGTGGTGGCTTCGCATTTCGACGCTGACCGGCTCGATTACCTGCAACGCGACCGGCGCATGACGGGTGTCGCTAGCGGCTCGATCGACCTGACCTGGCTTCTCGACAGCCTCCGGGTTGAGTCGCTGGCTGACCGCTGGGGAGGGGGCCGGGGCCTGGTATTGGCGTCGAAGGGACTTCGCTCGGCCGAAGAATACCTGCTGGCGCGAATCAATCTCTACCGCCAGATCTATCTGCACAAGACCTCGCGCGGCGCCGAGTTGATGCTCGAGGCGGCGATCGTACGCCTCGCCGAACTGATCGCCGACGGAAGTGTTTCGCTCACCGGTTTGACGCAGCCGCACCCCCTGCTCGACCACGTCGGCGGGCCGCGCGGGCTCGCGAGTTTTCTTTCCCTGGACGACGAGGTGCTCGGCGGCGCGCTGGCCGAGATGGCCACGGCGGGCGACGTTCACTTGGCGGAGTTGACGTCCCGGCTGCGCCGGCGACGCATCTTCAAGTGTTTTGACGCCGGCGAGCGGATTCCCGAGCGTGGACTCCAGTTCTCGATCCGGTTCCGGGCCCGTCTGCGCGCCGAGGCGCCCGCCTGGGGACTGGTCGAGGGACTGGACTTGCTGAGCGACGAAGCGGCAATAGATGCGATTTCGAGCGCGGGACCGCACGGCCCGGGATCGCAGCGCGCGGTGCTGGTCAAGCCCTCCCCGAACGGGGCCCCGGTAGAGATCACCAAAGTCTCGAAACTGGTGGCCTCGATCGCTCCGGAGCGGGTACTCCGGTTTTACGTGCCCGGTGAAGAGGACCGCACGGCCTTGGCGCGGTTGTGGGACCAACTGCAAAAAGAAGCCGGTGGGCGGGCGTTCAGGCCGGTCAGCCCAGCAGCGCCCCCAGGCCGCCCCACACGATCACGTACTTGA
- a CDS encoding ribose-phosphate pyrophosphokinase, translated as MTGNLKVFAGASNHALAKSICANLGIPLGNAAVSSFPNRETRIQIEENVRGFDAYVVQSMCAPVNNNLIELLIMVDALRRASADRITAVVPYYGYARQEKKTAGREPISAKLVANLMQVSGVSRVLTVDLHAAAIEGFFDIPVDHLRAAGLLAQALRDQGFDRSAAVGSTDAGGVARAEDFSRRMQAEDLFVTFKKRNSGDDVTPISLVGDVAGKTCIVIDDIISTGGSLLAAADLLLQNGAAAVHAAAVHADFTAKIDRLFESENIDSVLVTDTIPVEFKHPKLTVCSTARLLAEAIRRIHLHESVSALFI; from the coding sequence ATGACCGGAAATTTGAAAGTATTCGCCGGCGCGTCCAACCACGCATTGGCAAAGTCGATCTGCGCCAACTTGGGTATACCGCTGGGCAACGCGGCGGTGAGCTCATTTCCGAACCGTGAAACCCGGATCCAGATCGAAGAGAACGTGCGCGGTTTCGACGCCTACGTGGTGCAGTCCATGTGCGCACCGGTAAACAACAACCTGATCGAGCTGCTGATCATGGTCGACGCCTTGCGGCGCGCATCGGCGGACCGGATCACCGCGGTCGTCCCCTACTACGGCTATGCGCGGCAAGAGAAGAAGACCGCCGGCCGGGAGCCGATTTCGGCCAAGCTCGTGGCGAACCTGATGCAGGTCTCGGGAGTGTCGCGGGTTTTGACGGTCGACCTGCACGCGGCTGCCATCGAAGGGTTCTTCGACATACCGGTCGACCACCTGCGCGCCGCCGGGCTGCTTGCGCAGGCACTTCGCGACCAGGGTTTCGACCGTTCGGCGGCGGTGGGTTCGACCGACGCCGGCGGCGTGGCACGGGCCGAAGATTTTTCCCGCCGGATGCAGGCCGAGGACCTCTTCGTGACATTCAAAAAACGCAATTCCGGGGATGACGTGACCCCGATTTCGCTGGTTGGGGACGTAGCCGGCAAGACCTGCATAGTCATCGACGACATCATCTCGACCGGCGGGTCGCTGCTGGCGGCGGCCGACCTGTTGTTGCAAAACGGCGCCGCCGCCGTCCACGCAGCCGCCGTCCACGCGGACTTTACGGCCAAGATCGATCGCCTGTTCGAATCCGAGAACATCGACAGCGTTTTGGTGACGGATACGATCCCGGTTGAATTCAAACACCCCAAACTGACGGTATGTTCGACTGCGCGCCTGCTCGCCGAGGCGATCCGGCGCATACACTTACACGAATCGGTCAGTGCTCTGTTCATTTGA
- a CDS encoding CRISPR-associated endonuclease Cas3'' gives MTLYAHSRNANGSRQLLTEHLRNVAELARERAYPFGGGNLAFLAGLWHDAGKADPEWQRYLRESEAGARGRGAGPDHKCAGALLAERQDLWYVGHLIHGHHGGLANPHSGYRPWLTGKRNLPGPTRALDALRSAFPDLLGWPNPDIPPHIKGDPLAAEFFLRMTYSALVDADSLDTESHMLGVANPRRGSTATFAELWRRYESFLANEPRAPDTDVNRVRREVHEACLDAAKAPPGFFRLTVPTGGGKTRSAVAFALRHGIEHGMRRVVVAVPFTTITQQTAGVYRRIFERGYEDAGRVVLEHHSAGAEGGGRASDDESPAHDAVWQRLASENWDATVVVTTTVQLFESLFSNRRGKAQKLHNLAGSVLILDEAQALPAGLLAPILDGLRQLTEYYGGSVVLSTATQPAFDLVPEFRGIPARDIVPGHARHFAALKRVEYDFSKTAGPNDWSEVANWMRAKSSVLTIVNTKRHAMELLDALGDPDALHLSTLLCRAHRDEVLTEIRGRLAAAKPCRVVSTQVVEAGVDLDFATVLRAEAPLDSIIQAAGRCNREGRLGGLGRVVVFRPPDDSAPPGVYRSGIDIARVVRELPGFDPHDPRAVGSYFKLLFGAAVNADSKKIQNARKSLDFPTVADRFRMIESDACDVIVDFPKLETPRIDILVDQLRNRERPAREILRDIQPHIISIYRREYERRHRDGFIEELLPGVGRWLGYYDPVRGIIEADPDTII, from the coding sequence GTGACGCTTTATGCGCATTCGCGCAACGCAAATGGAAGCCGTCAGCTCCTTACCGAACACTTACGTAACGTCGCCGAACTTGCGCGTGAGCGCGCCTACCCTTTCGGTGGAGGCAACCTCGCTTTCCTCGCCGGCCTCTGGCACGACGCGGGAAAGGCTGACCCGGAGTGGCAGCGCTACCTACGGGAGAGCGAGGCTGGTGCGCGTGGCAGGGGAGCCGGACCAGATCACAAATGCGCCGGAGCGCTGCTGGCCGAGCGCCAAGATCTCTGGTACGTAGGTCACCTGATTCATGGGCACCACGGTGGGCTTGCAAATCCTCATTCCGGATACCGCCCGTGGCTTACTGGCAAGCGGAACCTCCCGGGCCCAACCCGGGCGCTCGATGCCCTGCGAAGCGCGTTTCCTGACCTCTTGGGCTGGCCGAACCCCGACATCCCTCCGCACATAAAGGGCGATCCATTAGCCGCAGAATTCTTTTTGCGGATGACTTACTCGGCGCTCGTCGATGCCGACAGTCTTGACACCGAATCGCATATGCTGGGTGTCGCGAATCCTAGACGTGGCAGCACCGCGACGTTCGCAGAGCTCTGGCGACGCTACGAATCTTTCTTGGCAAACGAACCTCGAGCCCCGGACACTGACGTTAACCGCGTCCGACGCGAGGTGCACGAAGCCTGTCTCGACGCAGCCAAGGCACCACCTGGCTTCTTCCGGTTGACGGTCCCAACGGGCGGAGGCAAAACGCGATCGGCAGTCGCGTTCGCACTCAGACACGGAATCGAGCACGGTATGCGTCGGGTGGTCGTAGCCGTCCCTTTCACAACCATTACACAGCAGACTGCGGGGGTGTACCGGCGCATCTTTGAACGCGGTTACGAAGATGCTGGGCGTGTGGTGCTTGAGCATCACTCAGCTGGTGCGGAAGGTGGAGGCCGCGCAAGCGACGACGAGAGCCCGGCCCATGACGCCGTCTGGCAACGTCTTGCTTCCGAGAACTGGGACGCGACTGTTGTCGTGACCACGACAGTACAACTGTTTGAAAGTCTCTTCTCGAATCGCCGCGGGAAGGCGCAGAAACTTCACAATCTCGCCGGTAGTGTTCTCATTCTGGACGAGGCCCAGGCGCTGCCGGCTGGCTTGCTTGCCCCAATCCTCGATGGGTTACGGCAGCTCACGGAATACTATGGCGGTAGTGTTGTGCTTTCCACTGCGACGCAACCCGCATTCGATCTCGTGCCCGAGTTCAGAGGCATCCCGGCCCGCGACATCGTGCCCGGTCACGCCCGGCACTTCGCAGCGTTAAAACGTGTCGAGTACGACTTCTCAAAGACCGCAGGGCCGAATGATTGGTCGGAAGTCGCCAATTGGATGCGCGCGAAATCCAGCGTCCTCACCATCGTCAATACAAAGCGCCACGCGATGGAATTGCTTGACGCCCTTGGCGATCCGGATGCCTTGCACCTCTCTACTCTCCTCTGCCGCGCACATCGCGACGAGGTGCTAACCGAGATTAGGGGGCGTCTAGCCGCTGCCAAACCATGTCGAGTCGTAAGCACGCAAGTAGTCGAGGCTGGCGTCGACCTCGACTTCGCCACAGTGTTGCGCGCCGAGGCTCCACTCGATTCCATCATCCAAGCAGCCGGACGGTGTAACCGTGAGGGGCGGCTCGGAGGCCTTGGGCGCGTGGTGGTGTTCCGGCCCCCGGATGACTCAGCGCCGCCGGGGGTTTACCGCTCAGGGATTGATATTGCGAGGGTCGTACGCGAGCTGCCAGGCTTCGATCCGCACGATCCGAGGGCTGTCGGCTCTTACTTCAAGTTGTTGTTCGGAGCAGCAGTAAATGCCGACAGCAAAAAGATCCAGAACGCTCGCAAAAGCCTCGATTTCCCTACCGTGGCTGATCGATTTCGCATGATCGAAAGCGATGCATGTGACGTGATTGTGGACTTCCCCAAGCTGGAAACTCCGAGAATCGACATCCTTGTCGATCAGCTGCGAAATCGCGAACGACCTGCTCGCGAGATATTGCGGGATATTCAACCGCATATCATCTCAATCTACCGACGCGAGTACGAACGGCGCCACCGGGACGGATTCATAGAAGAGCTCTTGCCGGGCGTTGGGCGTTGGCTCGGATACTATGACCCGGTGCGCGGAATCATCGAAGCCGATCCCGATACCATCATTTGA
- the cas5c gene encoding type I-C CRISPR-associated protein Cas5 gives MAGDPPTLEAKFWGDYACFTRPEMKVERVTYPVMTPSAARGALEAIFWKPQVAWRIEEIHVLKPIVYASILRNEINDRQSARSARGWGQNGGGYDAADRRSRAQRHTLALRDVAYVVRAQLILQGGTVDDVAKYRDQFRRRVAQGRCFATPYLGCREFSASFGKPEPGDEPIKRSEDLGLMLLDIDYESGSIGRGKPRFFTATLDHGVLRVPDRLVGSA, from the coding sequence ATGGCCGGTGATCCGCCAACGTTAGAGGCAAAGTTCTGGGGCGACTATGCGTGCTTCACTCGCCCAGAAATGAAGGTCGAGAGAGTCACCTATCCGGTGATGACGCCTTCCGCCGCCCGCGGCGCGTTGGAGGCGATTTTCTGGAAACCTCAGGTCGCTTGGCGAATCGAGGAGATTCACGTCCTTAAGCCGATCGTCTACGCGTCCATCCTTCGAAACGAGATCAACGACCGCCAGAGTGCGCGCTCGGCGCGCGGCTGGGGGCAGAACGGGGGTGGCTATGACGCTGCTGACCGGCGCAGTCGCGCTCAGCGTCACACGCTTGCGTTGCGCGACGTGGCCTACGTCGTACGGGCGCAACTCATTCTGCAAGGCGGCACGGTTGACGACGTTGCGAAGTACCGTGACCAATTCCGCCGCCGCGTCGCTCAGGGCCGATGCTTCGCCACCCCGTACCTTGGCTGTCGAGAATTCAGTGCCTCGTTCGGTAAGCCGGAGCCCGGGGATGAGCCGATTAAACGGAGTGAAGACCTCGGGTTGATGTTGCTTGACATAGATTATGAATCCGGCAGTATCGGCCGCGGGAAACCGAGGTTCTTCACGGCCACACTTGATCACGGCGTGCTGCGCGTCCCGGATCGACTCGTGGGGTCCGCATGA
- the cas8c gene encoding type I-C CRISPR-associated protein Cas8c/Csd1, producing the protein MTLLSKLKEYADERLDDQLPSLYANTPVAWIVMLDLDGRVLSPRPISRVDSSTTRGKRGLDMVAPEVQRAAGIKPLLLADNGEYTFGRARDPAKQQRVDRAHSEYRNLLDRCVVETEEPSVLAVKRFYERGGVDQLTLDDEWDYGLKITFQVTLKDGAFQRPIDLPSVQEFWLASNTPDAAAKDQCLVCGDTRPVLDRLQAKVKGVRGGQSAGTSIISANKSAFVSYGLKASRIAPTCGGCGESFTRALNSLLADEHTSLVVAESTFAFWARDVVEFDFGSHMRRPDPLQVKSAIDSLRTGRKATIEDETEFYAVALTASGGRVVVRDWIETTVGSVRESVARWFRLQEISDPRVEDPEGEDPRPLSLFQLAASTVRDVRRDLPATMPRSLFRCAFSAVPLPLEIAFQAVNRCRADKGVTRPRAALIKLVLLSREATLPKEDYMIALESEHPSPAYHCGRLLAVIEDVQRAALPGVNATVVDRYFGAASSTPAVVFGTLLRGAQPHLARLERDRPGAYVNLQRSLEQVMARIGDWPATLALEEQALFSLGYYHQRAYGRAEMRRRQATRSAEPGAEDSKIGFGQEQHS; encoded by the coding sequence ATGACCTTGTTGAGCAAGCTGAAGGAATACGCGGACGAGCGACTTGACGATCAGCTTCCATCTCTCTATGCGAATACTCCTGTCGCCTGGATAGTCATGCTCGATTTGGACGGGCGCGTGCTGTCGCCGCGCCCGATTTCGCGCGTAGATTCGAGCACAACTCGCGGCAAGCGCGGCCTCGATATGGTTGCGCCGGAAGTGCAGCGTGCGGCTGGCATCAAGCCGTTGCTGCTTGCCGACAACGGCGAGTACACATTCGGGCGCGCACGTGATCCCGCAAAGCAACAGCGCGTCGACCGAGCGCACTCTGAATACCGCAATCTTCTCGACCGTTGTGTTGTTGAGACGGAAGAACCCTCAGTGCTTGCTGTGAAACGGTTCTACGAGCGTGGCGGGGTCGACCAACTGACCCTCGACGACGAGTGGGATTACGGGCTCAAGATCACGTTCCAGGTGACCCTGAAAGATGGCGCATTCCAGCGCCCAATTGACTTACCCTCCGTGCAGGAGTTCTGGCTTGCGTCGAACACGCCGGACGCCGCAGCCAAGGATCAATGCCTCGTGTGTGGCGATACCAGGCCCGTGCTCGATCGATTGCAGGCGAAAGTCAAAGGGGTTCGTGGTGGCCAATCGGCGGGCACGTCGATCATCTCCGCAAACAAGAGCGCGTTCGTTTCGTACGGGCTGAAGGCGTCAAGGATTGCCCCCACCTGCGGAGGGTGTGGGGAATCCTTTACGCGCGCGCTCAATAGCCTGCTGGCTGATGAGCACACCAGCCTCGTGGTCGCAGAATCGACATTTGCCTTTTGGGCGCGGGACGTTGTTGAATTCGATTTTGGAAGTCACATGCGGCGACCCGACCCCTTACAGGTAAAGTCGGCCATCGACTCGCTGCGGACAGGGCGAAAAGCAACGATCGAGGACGAAACGGAGTTTTACGCTGTAGCGTTAACGGCGAGCGGTGGTCGCGTTGTCGTCCGGGACTGGATTGAAACGACCGTCGGGAGCGTGAGGGAAAGCGTCGCTAGGTGGTTCAGACTGCAGGAAATCTCCGATCCTCGAGTTGAGGATCCCGAAGGCGAGGATCCCCGTCCCTTGAGTCTCTTCCAACTTGCCGCCTCAACAGTGCGGGATGTGCGTCGAGACCTCCCTGCCACGATGCCACGTTCATTGTTCAGGTGCGCGTTTTCGGCCGTACCGCTTCCACTGGAAATCGCCTTTCAAGCGGTCAATCGCTGTCGCGCTGATAAGGGCGTAACCCGCCCCCGTGCCGCACTCATCAAGCTCGTCTTGCTTAGCCGTGAGGCTACCCTGCCAAAGGAAGACTACATGATTGCTTTGGAATCCGAACACCCATCGCCAGCCTATCACTGCGGCCGCCTGCTAGCCGTCATTGAAGATGTGCAGCGAGCCGCCCTCCCGGGCGTGAACGCGACCGTCGTCGACCGCTATTTTGGTGCGGCGTCTTCCACGCCTGCTGTAGTTTTCGGCACGCTGCTACGTGGAGCGCAGCCCCATCTCGCTCGTTTGGAACGCGACCGTCCAGGGGCCTATGTGAATCTCCAACGCAGCCTTGAGCAAGTCATGGCGCGGATCGGCGACTGGCCGGCGACGCTCGCGCTCGAGGAGCAGGCGCTTTTCTCGCTCGGTTATTACCACCAGCGCGCGTATGGCAGGGCAGAGATGCGAAGACGCCAGGCGACACGTAGCGCCGAGCCGGGCGCCGAAGACTCGAAAATCGGTTTCGGACAGGAGCAACATTCATGA
- the cas7c gene encoding type I-C CRISPR-associated protein Cas7/Csd2 has product MTSADNLPTDITRRHDFVLLFDVRDGNPNGDPDAGNLPRVDPETMQGLVTDVAIKRKVRDFVDMARGEGRFKVYVQHGQFLTNRRKMVFDERASGDRVPAVSDAQSWMCEEFFDVRMFGAVMSMTERNAGQVRGPMQLTFARSVDPIIPFDLSIVGPAQNERDVNRENASGQATNYGTMGRKSTVPYGLYRAHGFFNPHFAARTGVDAEDLSVFWNALEMMWDVDRSASRGEMACRGLYVFSHESKLGNAAAHRLFDVIRTPRSAADAPRSFSDYSIGRPPDGPIEGAPGVSLSTLVG; this is encoded by the coding sequence ATGACTAGCGCCGACAACTTGCCGACGGACATCACCCGCCGCCATGATTTTGTACTCCTCTTCGATGTGCGGGATGGAAACCCCAACGGCGATCCGGACGCTGGAAATCTGCCTCGCGTCGATCCCGAAACCATGCAGGGGCTCGTGACGGATGTAGCAATCAAACGCAAAGTGCGCGACTTTGTTGACATGGCGCGCGGCGAGGGGCGCTTCAAGGTGTATGTTCAGCACGGCCAGTTCCTCACGAATCGTCGGAAGATGGTCTTTGACGAGCGTGCGAGCGGGGACAGGGTGCCCGCCGTCAGCGACGCGCAAAGTTGGATGTGTGAGGAGTTTTTTGACGTGCGGATGTTTGGGGCGGTCATGTCGATGACCGAACGCAATGCGGGCCAGGTGCGCGGCCCGATGCAGCTCACCTTCGCACGATCCGTCGATCCCATCATCCCTTTTGACTTGAGCATCGTCGGCCCGGCGCAGAACGAACGGGACGTAAATCGCGAGAACGCCTCTGGTCAAGCTACTAATTACGGTACGATGGGCCGCAAATCAACGGTTCCGTACGGGCTATACCGTGCGCACGGCTTCTTCAATCCTCACTTCGCCGCGAGGACTGGGGTGGATGCCGAGGACTTGTCAGTTTTCTGGAACGCCCTCGAGATGATGTGGGATGTCGACCGCTCCGCCTCGCGTGGTGAAATGGCCTGCCGGGGCCTCTACGTCTTCAGTCACGAGAGCAAGCTCGGTAACGCCGCCGCACACCGTCTGTTCGACGTTATCCGCACTCCCCGGAGCGCGGCCGATGCGCCGCGATCATTTTCCGATTACTCGATTGGGCGCCCGCCGGACGGCCCGATCGAAGGCGCCCCCGGAGTGTCTCTTAGCACTCTAGTCGGCTGA